The Cardiocondyla obscurior isolate alpha-2009 linkage group LG22, Cobs3.1, whole genome shotgun sequence genome includes a region encoding these proteins:
- the Ec gene encoding uncharacterized protein Ec isoform X2, with translation MLKWMKVRQNGSATSTSTTRSSLAPRQEIKGDGTRNKIENKVKEEGEDSGMEKEDSVCNVELGDLKKDLFSQLQFSQESALPPDTLRRALAESFLDQQRFQLGFMDDAAECFENILLRIHLHIASGEAEDMCSARHCVPHQKFAMTLVEQSVCGACGATSEPLPFTQMVHYVSASALTSQAHQTPLNSRNNPDLFGQLLRRAGGMGDIRDCPSSCGAKIQICRTLMNRPEIVSVGVVWDSERPSLEHIMDVFATVGTSLRLSDVFHSVVDSRWGASTVHNLVGVVTYYGKHYSTFFFHTKLKVWIYFDDATVKEIGPRWEQVVEKCRRGRYQPLLLLYATPAGTPVNTENAPKTVIPFPNNNGLKTSPKNSVRRSITPSPEKPSINSTARRAITPNPDSPSHLYTQRSVYSDYQNLTDIQNNIFGNQGVDAVDGDIESKYISRRAVENVMQQQKKQQMQLTRSLSVGSAPQDGISIPDHMNVPRRRDSGNWSGDRNSASSSSSTTMDNTYLYIVNKMQRNSGVPKSPISKSGELSSSSSGHYDAGYDSYSLSSTDSLPLQQGLKHNLQLAQIPEGYQPSSGDDCERLCKETDALLDKSRAAEDAGDLNTAVALCSAASNKARAAMNAPYNNPHTITIARMKHNTCVMRTRSLHRRMQEQVTVNGDKEDGAPEGRHSRENSKSSQHSRQSSRDKGNHSRQNSRELLVNAPTTVDKPATKSIEIYATLPKKKTLRSKATTVNVIEDGEYMLKDRPTQRTGLFSRTKRCEDDKKDKKRARSEERNKNVSKDFSIAPSRLSPSPKGVKIEKPKENEINTTVVRNTQLNNPATIEQKQGKKQHKIRRKLLMGGLIKRKNRSMPDLREGQDGQANVNTEGSSVLLKQSVDDSSVGLKGSDLNQTLSGYLSEGHLEFTGNHGSGNTSNPNLERSRLMRKSFHGSAGKVLHVAKVPPPPPLRTTSQLSKSKCSGEVHNEQQSDKAAYPLPDNRCIPNPPQDQNNVYWNHVNSSNSCNASNRNSDYADYSSESHSLPFLPSYNEQNTNISAACQTNYNNKPRIQDDVIQYANGGSILYEPTFVVTRADVHNEQSPPKQQFQPDSLPPYPESGNISHSRQPSEDFPPPPPFPSVNSVSHSRQASEDFPPPPPPIDEPVHQEIQQHQIAVPPQQHAQQFETQQIGNLLSQLQNKKEQILTDDLNKEKRAQEHEDEEKSSSETWLRELQAKQAERKMKRQGPLNQDIPKIRTPSVPTISGPTIARRTSDLMMNNLVQNYDQGRDVTDCPRVASSVKDMAARFEQIKLQPVSKSDAEVKSQIKQNVNCVSPMVISSGNDVSQEAPIENTKSIKSPENIVAFTRMENTNSQPVLNSSFDSSSSQNSFIAMMQPTESVQQSDLNAAMLSMSLTLPHENGLPVDSPEDDISEVAMQNTIQNTTILPSEEDIAPRKIKRRIGKKKSVSFCDQVVLVATAEDDEKDSYIPNPILERVLRSAMNKPETAQVLREIRSLQEAETIRENIAAKFQQQTLPLKSEADSVPATPFQDQLRSVNLISDTVKPTFGRQNSNDSIGSLTDKKSCGPCGNEGKDVIDRPRETYSGGIPVNTSKPTSYSPQLQQQIRYTQNGYTPQYVQPVYHPQTQTSHPRNQIIPLSQAQKPASPYPTQMNGQYIQNGMQQAKMLPQKNSYGPYYQQQLHNQLEQQHNQMNKQVIVQPQQNTLNQRIPSHNASPITVQHSQQQFYSSNQSPNPYQSQYSQSSYQGHPYQTVLPQNRASQSVPQSIHQPSPNALISYQQQQQQNAQAAAYQQRHENYQRQLSSQKIEQSSMVSNQTYPKTLQNGQIQPNVKYPPYQHPPLAKQMHFAMSTAKVVPMVSQPPMQTPTGIATNVRALVTPCNLCRKRNVLEPTLYCTDCDFYMSRFRPTNKTT, from the exons ATGTTGAAGTGGATGAAGGTTCGTCAGAATGGGTCGGCGACATCCACGTCGACGACCCGGTCGTCGCTCGCACCTCGTCAGGAGATCAAGGGCGACGggacgagaaataaaattgagaacAAAGTCAAAGAGGAGGGGGAGGACAGCGGCATGGAAAAGGAAGACTCGGTCTGCAACGTCGAGCTGGGCGATCTGAAAAAA GACCTGTTCTCGCAGCTGCAGTTTTCGCAAGAGAGCGCTTTGCCTCCCGATACCCTGCGCCGTGCATTGGCCGAGAGCTTTCTCGATCAGCAGAGGTTTCAGCTCGGCTTTATGGACGACGCGGCGGAATGTTTT gaGAACATCCTTTTGCGCATACATCTTCACATAGCAAGTGGCGAGGCTGAGGACATGTGCAGCGCGAGGCATTGTGTGCCGCATCAGAAATTTGCCATGACGCTCGTCGAACAAAGCGTCTGCGGAGCTTGCGGTGCCACGTCGGAGCCATTGCCTTTTACACAG atggTTCATTACGTGTCCGCGTCGGCATTGACGTCTCAAGCTCATCAAACGCCACTAAATTCTAGAAATAATCCGGATCTTTTCGGACAACTTCTGAGGAGAGCTGGCGGCATGGGTGATATCCGTGACTGTCCG AGCTCTTGCGGGGCGAAGATTCAAATATGTCGAACTCTGATGAACCGGCCGGAAATAGTTTCTGTCGGTGTCGTCTGGGACAGCGAGCGACCGTCGTTGGAGCATATCATGGACGTTTTTGCGACCGTGGGCACGTCCCTTCGACTTAGTGACGTCTTCCATAGCGTGGTGGACTCTCGATGGGGTGCTTCTACCGTGCATAATCTCGTAGGAGTGGTTACCTATTACGGGAAACATTATTCCACGTTCTTTTTCCACACGAAATTGAAG GTGTGGATCTATTTCGACGATGCCACTGTCAAGGAGATTGGACCCCGGTGGGAGCAAGTCGTGGAGAAGTGTAGAAGAGGTCGTTATCAGCCTCTTTTACTCCTGTACGCAACGCCCGCCGGTACTCCTGTTAATACCGAGAACGCTCCAAAGACTGTTATCCCTTTTCCGAACAATAATGGCCTGAAGACGTCCCCAAAGAATAGCGTCCGCCGTTCGATTACGCCTAGTCCCGAGAAGCCATCCATCAACAGCACAGCTAGACGTGCCATCACCCCCAATCCTGACAGTCCGTCGCATCTCTACACTCAACGAAGTGTTTACAGCGATTATCAGAATCTCACggatattcaaaataatattttcggcAATCAGGGTGTTGACGCGGTTGATGGTGACATAGAATCAAAGTATATTAGCCGTCGCGCAGTGGAAAATGTAATGCAGCAACAGAAGAAGCAGCAGATGCAACTGACGCGCAGTTTAAGCGTGGGATCGGCGCCGCAAGACGGTATCAGCATCCCAGATCACATGAACGTACCTCGACGACGAGATTCCGGTAATTGGTCCGGCGATCGTAATAGCGCGTCATCGAGTTCATCAACTACGATGGACAATACGTACCTGTACATTGTTAACAAAATGCAGAGAAACTCGGGCGTACCTAAAAGCCCCATCAGCAAGTCTGGGGAGCTCTCGAGCAGCAGCAGCGGTCATTACGACGCTGGTTACGATTCATATTCCTTGTCTTCCACAGACAGTCTTCCACTTCAGCAGGGCTTAAAGCACAACTTACAg CTTGCTCAAATACCGGAAGGTTACCAACCTTCTTCCGGCGACGATTGCGAACGATTGTGTAAAGAAACGGACGCGTTGTTAGATAAATCTCGTGCCGCCGAAGACGCGGGCGATCTTAACACGGCTGTCGCATTGTGCAGCGCGGCGAGTAATAAAGCCAGAGCTGCGATGAACGCCCCGTATAATAATCCCCACACAATTACAATAGCAAGAATGAAGCATAATACTTGTGTCATGAGAACGAGGAGTTTACATAGGAGAATGCAAGAACAAGTTACTGTTAACGGTGACAAAGAAG aTGGAGCACCTGAAGGAAGGCACTCGCGTGAGAATAGTAAATCGAGTCAACATTCGAGGCAAAGCTCGCGAGATAAAGGTAATCATTCTCGACAAAATAGTCGAGAACTTCTCGTGAACGCGCCAACAACAGTAGATAAGCCCGCCACGAAGAGTATTGAGATTTACGCTACTTtgccgaaaaagaaaactttacgTAGCAAAGCGACAACGGTAAACGTTATTGAAGACGGAGAATACATGCTCAAAGATCGCCCAACGCAGAGAACTGGCTTATTCAGCCGTACAAAACGTTGCGAAGAcgataaaaaagataagaaacgTGCGAGAAGCgaggaaagaaataagaacgTATCAAAGGATTTTTCAATAGCACCTTCGAGATTGTCGCCATCTCCAAAAGGAGTAAAGATTGAGAAGccaaaagaaaacgaaatcaATACAACTGTTGTCAGAAATACACAGCTCAATAATCCGGCTACGATCGAACAGAAGCAGGGTAAGAAGCAACACAAAATTCGCAGAAAATTACTTATGGgtggattaattaaaagaaaaaatagaagtaTGCCAGATTTACGAGAAGGGCAAGACGGTCAGGCAAATGTGAATACGGAAGGATCGTCCGTCTTACTGAAACAATCGGTAGATGATTCCAGTGTTGGTCTAAAGGGCAGCGATTTAAATCAAACATTGAGCGGTTACTTATCGGAGGGACACCTGGAGTTTACGGGAAATCATGGATCTGGAAACACTAGCAATCCAAATCTTGAAAGAAGTCGCTTAATGAGAAAGAGCTTCCATGGTAGCGCCGGTAAAGTGTTGCATGTAGCGAAAGTACCTCCGCCCCCTCCGCTTAGAACCACTTCTCAACTTAGCAAGTCTAAGTGTTCGGGCGAAGTGCACAATGAGCAGCAGTCCGACAAAGCTGCATACCCGTTGCCGGATAATCGGTGTATACCCAATCCGCCGCAGGatcaaaataatgtttattgGAACCACGTAAACTCGAGCAACTCGTGTAACGCTTCCAATAGGAACTCGGATTATGCCGATTATTCCTCGGAGTCGCATTCACTTCCATTTCTACCGTCTTATAATGAACAGAATACTAATATTTCTGCAGCGTGTCAAacaaattacaataataaaccTAGAATTCAAGATGACGTAATACAATACGCTAACGGAGGTTCAATACTTTATGAGCCGACTTTCGTTGTCACTCGCGCGGATGTGCACAACGAACAAAGTCCTCCCAAACAACAATTTCAGCCAGATTCTTTACCACCTTATCCCGAAAGTGGTAACATATCTCACTCGCGACAACCGAGCGAAGACTTTCCGCCACCGCCGCCTTTTCCTTCAGTCAATTCGGTGTCACATTCGAGACAAGCCAGTGAAGAttttccgccgccgccgccaccgatCGACGAACCAGTGCATCAGGAAATTCAACAGCATCAAATTGCCGTTCCACCGCAGCAACATGCACAGCAATTCGAAACGCAACAAATCGGCAATTTGTTGTCacaattgcaaaataaaaaagaacagatTCTCACCgatgatttaaataaagaaaaacggGCGCAAGAGCACGAGGATGAGGAGAAATCTTCGAGCGAAACGTGGCTGAGAGAACTGCAAGCTAAACaggcggaaagaaaaatgaaaagacaAGGACCTTTAAATCAAGATATTCCGAAAATTCGAACACCGTCGGTGCCGACGATTTCTGGACCGACTATCGCTAGAAGAACCAGTGACTTAATGATGAATAATCTCGTGCAGAATTATGATCAAGGCCGTGACGTCACAGATTGCCCGAGAGTCGCATCTTCGGTGAAAGATATGGCTGCTAGATTTGAACAAATTAAACTGCAGCCGGTTTCGAAATCAGATGCAGAAGTAAAATctcaaataaaacaaaatgtaaatTGCGTTTCTCCAATGGTAATATCCTCGGGAAACGATGTATCTCAAGAAGCACCGATAGAAAATACAAAGTCGATTAAATCGCCTGAAAATATCGTCGCCTTTACCAGAATGGAAAATACAAATTCTCAACCTGTTTTGAACTCCAGTTTCGATTCGAGTTCCAGCCAAAATAGCTTTATCGCGATGATGCAACCAACCGAATCTGTTCAACAAAGCGATTTGAATGCCGCAATGTTATCTATGTCCTTGACGCTCCCGCACGAGAATGGTTTGCCTGTCGACAGTCCGGAAGACGACATCAGCGAAGTGGCGATGCAGAACACCATACAAAATACTACGATACTGCCAAGTGAGGAGGACATTGCTCCGCGAAAGATAAAACGGCGaattggaaaaaagaaaagcgtatCATTTTGCGATCAAGTAGTGCTCGTTGCGACAGCAGAAGACGATGAGAAAGATTCGTACATACCTAATCCTATTTTGGAGAGAGTTTTGCGTTCTGCGATGAATAAACCTGAAACTGCTCAAGTACTGCGAGAAATTCGAAGTCTTCAAGAAGCAGAAACGATTCGTGAAAATATCGCAGCAAAGTTTCAACAGCAAACTCTTCCTTTAAAAAGTGAAGCTGATAGCGTACCAGCGACGCCTTTCCAAGATCAATTGAGAAGCGTTAATCTAATTTCAGACACCGTTAAACCTACGTTTGGACGACAGAATTCAAACGATTCGATTGGATCGTTAACGGATAAAAAATCCTGCGGGCCTTGTGGAAACGAAGGAAAAGACGTGATTGACCGTCCTAGAGAAACTTATTCCGGTGGTATTCCCGTCAATACGTCGAAACCGACATCTTATTCGCCACAGTTACAACAGCAGATCAGATACACGCAGAATGGATATACCCCGCAATATGTGCAGCCGGTGTACCATCCGCAGACGCAAACGTCTCATCCACGAAATCAAATAATTCCATTATCGCAAGCGCAAAAGCCAGCTAGTCCTTATCCAACGCAAATGAATGGACAGTATATTCAAAATGGAATGCAGCAAGCAAAAATGTTACCTCAAAAAAACAGTTATGGGCCATATTATCAACAACAATTGCATAATCAATTAGAGCAACAGCATAATCAAATGAATAAGCAAGTGATTGTTCAGCCGCAGCAGAATACTCTTAATCAAAGAATTCCATCTCACAATGCCAGCCCGATAACTGTTCAACATTCGCAGCAACAATTTTATTCGTCTAATCAGTCGCCGAATCCTTATCAAAGCCAATACTCTCAAAGTTCCTATCAGGGTCATCCCTATCAAACTGTTCTTCCGCAGAATAGAGCGAGCCAATCAGTCCCCCAGTCTATCCATCAACCATCGCCTAACGCACTTATATCTTatcagcagcaacagcaacagAATGCGCAGGCAGCTGCTTATCAGCAGCGACATGAGAACTATCAACGACAACTGTCATCTCAGAAAATTGAGCAAAGCTCTATGGTCTCTAATCAAACATATCCTAAAACTCTGCAGAACGGTCAAATTCAACCGAACGTGAAATATCCGCCTTATCAACATCCTCCGCTTGCCAAACAGATGCACTTCGCTATGTCTACCGCGAAAGTCGTCCCGATGGTCTCGCAACCTCCGATGCAAACGCCAACAGGTATTGCGACTAACGTGAGGGCACTTGTAACACCCTGTAATCTTTGCCGAAAGAGAAATGTACTTGAGCCAACGCTGTATTGTACCGATTGCGATTTTTATATGTCGCGTTTTCGACCAACCAACAAAACTACTTGA